In the Sebastes fasciatus isolate fSebFas1 chromosome 12, fSebFas1.pri, whole genome shotgun sequence genome, CGAAACTGGAGAAAGAGCACAGGGATGACCCCGCCCACCACCTGTACACCACAGCATCCCCACCCTTCTCAGCTTCCTGATAAACCGTTTGTCTCGGTTGTTTTACAACTAAAAACTCATCTCTGGATGATCTGATCTGATGATTAATCAAATTTCTGCTTATAATTGTGTACCACTGAGAAACAGGAAACCACATCTGCAGCAGGTGGGAGGGTTTGTTACTCTAACAGCTCGATTCATAAACTTTTGTATAAACCTTTTTTATCCACAGAAACTTATTTGTTCAGAGTTTAAACTTTTCTTCAGAACATCAAACTGTTAAAAGTCAGCGGATGATCAGTCGTCATTACATTAtggatgatttttttattattgatgatCAGGCTGAAAGTTTTATGTTCTGATGTACTTTCTTTAAATATGAGCTGGTGCAGTGAGTTTTATCATTTGTTTTAcgtgttttatattatatttcatgtattttattgtgttttatttgttctgtttttctccTCTGGTACAATAAAGTTGGAGTTAAATTTGAGTTGATCGTATTTTTGTCTTTAATGTCAGTTTTACTCTGAAAATGTTGAACTCACTTTATTAGTCAGAATTCCaacatttgaataaataaatcttaAATGACCTGTTCTGGTCTGAACTGGTCTAAAATTACTGGAACTGGTCTGAAGCGATCTGATCCAGGACAACAGTTTGATTTTGATGTAAAAAGttttattgaaaaagaaaaaaaactcaactttttacaaaaacattaaataatctgatattttcatatttacaaggtgttttttatatacagtaaacatCTGTGaatcctttcacaataaaagtcctggGACTATTTTTCTGTTGCTGAACATGCGGctcttctgattggttaatATCATTCGTCTTTCTCATTGGCTGCTGCCGCTTCCATGGGCGGAGCCTCGTCCTCAGAGCCGATCTGACGAGCCGCCGTCCGAAACAAACGCATCAAATCCCGAAACCGGCGAGAGACCTGGAGATACGAGAAGAGTTACTGACACACTtgtcaaccaatcacagccctgACAGAAGACAGAGCAACCAATCACCTCGCTGGGAGTCTTGTTGCCGAGCAGAGTAGAGACGGCCTGGAATGTGTTCTGATTGGCTCCTTCCAGCTGACACGTCGTCAAAATTACTCGATCTGCTTCTCTGGAAAACATCAACCGGGTTAAATAGAGTCTGaactcctgctgctcctcacagaggaggagagagaagaccTGACGAGGAGCAGAGATTTAAATGTAGTCTGTACTCCCTAAAAAGGAGGTGCAGCAGGAGGTGTACCTGGTCCAGAGGATGACTTTCTCTCCGCTCGCTGTCAGGGAAATGTTCTTGGCACAGACTGGGAGGTCAGGAGGAGGACTGggccgaggaggaggagcagaggaggaggtggagatggtgggagaggtagaggaggaggtgatagatgtgatggaggaggtgcagaaagagggaaaggaggagacagaggaggtaACTGAGGTAGAAGTGACGATGGAGGAAGTGATAGAAGGAGTGGAGAtcgtggaggaggtggtggtggaggcaAGAGAGGAAGTGTTGGAGGAGGTGATAGATGAGAtcatggaggaggtggaggggtttGAGGAGGTAATAGAGGGAGAGGTAGAGAGTATAGAGGAGGGGCTGCAACCCCccatcacctcctctctcctgctcctcttcaccACCAGACTCTGCTCCTTCTCAatgctcttcctctcctcttcatcttcatcctcctcctcatcatccagctcctcctcctctttctcatcCATTAGAGGGAATGTTCCTTCCCATGATGCACCACTTCGATCTGTTGACAGAAGCAACAAACTCAAACCAAAGAGACGGCATTTTTTTAACAACAGCCGCcattggactgaaaacacttattacaTTTGTAAAATTTAATTGTTCAAAACaggacaatagaatagaaataagtACAATACATATCTACTAATGCACAGTACTAcatagtattatatattatttcttatacacagtactacatagtattatatattacaactataaagtatatatgtatatatactgtatattgctaATCTAGGATTCAAGGATCCAAGGATTCACAGATTCAAGGACTAATGGATTCAAGGACTCAAGGATCCAAGGATCCTAAGATCCAATGATTCAAGAATCCAAGGATCCAAGGATTTAAAGATCCAAGGATCATGGATCCATGGATCCAAGAATTCAAGGATCCTTGTATGACACTTtgtaggtggacgttttactggcgtccggtagttgctttcagtccaatgGCGGAAGCgtggctctgctgctgggagctgaTGTTGACATGGAACcaactattgactttcacttcttagtgATATACGTTGTTTGGTTATACGTATAACACACTCGTTTGTTAACTGGAACCCAGGACATGTGATCCGGTGACATACCTGGCTCTGGACTGTCATCGTCCCCCTTCAGGTCCAGATCTTTGTCACCGGGTTCATCGTGGGCGGAGCTTATCTGAGAGTACAGAGGGTCCAGACTCTTCATGGCTCTGGACACCCCCCCTGAGGTCTGGACAGGAAATGAATAGGTTAGTCAGGCATGTCAGGTGTTAGTGAACCTCATTCACACCTGAtgaaacatggaggacagaCCTTGTTGCCGTGGCAGTGAGAGCATCCTTTCCTCCGGAGTCTGCGCATCTTTGCATCACGACAGAGACAAGGCCAGTCTTTATCCGACCAATCACAGTCCTGGAACACATCAAACAGTCttcatctgaccaatcacagtccTGGATCACATCAAACAGTCCTTATCTGACCAATAACAGTCCTGTTCTGCGTTTCaactgcaaactccaccccaaaAGTTCTGGTACTTTTATAAAGTACTACCCCCAGCGAGGGCCTTTTGGGGGTAAAAATCATTGCATTTCAACCGCAgagaccagggtctaaattaagttctggggacattttatcccccaaaaaggccctgaTCAGATTGGTAGcactttctgaaagtactggAACTTTTCAGAGtagagtttgcagggatgaccttTTTGGAATAAAAAGGCCCTGGAAAATGTCCTCAgaacttttttatttagaacCCTTTCAATCTAGACCATTGTCCCTGCGGTCGAACCGCGATGaattcctcaaaaggttcttagttccaggggaaagttcctgtggtGGAAACAGGGCTCATAAGTGAAAGCTCACTAAAGCCCAGGAATTTTCCActggaactaagaaccttttgaggaaacTCATCGCGTCTCAaacgcagggaccagggtctaaattaagttccggggtctttttattcacacaaaaggtACTGGTTGgtggggtagtactttctgaaagtactggaactctgattggtcaaacacacacacacagcggcgATGCGTCAACTCATGTatcgcttcattcataaacaaggaagtactccaGTATCAGTGGACATTAggtcaaaaggttcttagttccaggGTAAAGTTTCTGCGGTGGAAATGGGACTCACTAAAGCCCTGTTTCCACCACAGGACCACCAGAAACTTTTATTCCTATAACCTTCCCataaaagtagttccagggactaaaaagTCCCGGGAACTTTGGTGGAAACCCAACTTTAGAAAGTACTACTCCCGACCAGGAACTTTTTTGGGGTAAAAAGGCCCcataaaatgtccccagaaccctggtccctgcagtcTAACTGCGATGAGTTTGTctaaaggttcctagttccgggggaaagttcctgcggtggaaacgggaCTCATGACAGACAGCTCACTAAAGGGACCCCTCCATGTGTGTTTTCAGACCTTGTAGTCAATCTTCCTCCTCCGGCGCCGGCCAGTCATTGGTTGGATCTTAtgcccctcctcttcctcttccagcTCTGGGAGCGTCACTTCCTCGAAGCCGCTGCTGGCGCCGCCACCTGACACGTGGCCGACACCCTCTCCGCCGTCTAACCCGCCCCCTCCGTCCTCCGGCCAATGGGCTTCTTCGAACTGTCCCGGGCGGGCCGGAGGTGGGCGCAGCTCGTCAAAAAATACCCAGAATTCAGCTTGTAGATGGGTGTGGCCTTTTAGCAGCGTGGCCATCTGAGCCTTCAGCTGAAACACCATCAGACACATGCTGATCAACATTATCAATTATCAATAATCAGTTGTTATTGATACAGGTTAAACTGGTGTCTGTACAGTTGTTATTGATACTGGTTGGACTGGTGTCGGTAGAGTTGGTGTACCTCGTGCATGCTGGTTGGACTCAGGTCTGGACCGGTCTGAAGAGCTTTGATGATCTTCTGATAATGTGACGGATTATCTCCAAAACTGATCTCTAACTGTCGCAGGAAGCGGCGACTGCGTTCAAACGCCTGCTGCTCCTCAAACTGCAGTCGGGACACAGAGTTGCATCAATGATAAGTTATAAGTAATCAATACCTTATCAATGATTTACACAGAAATACATAGAAATACTAAAGTTGTTATGTTCACTGACTTCACAGCGACAGATCAGGTAAACCATCATGTGAAACACCTGAAGTGTAAACTGACCTGTGATCAGCTTCATTAGAAACAGTTTTATTGGCAGGAAACACTTCAGCAGGTTGAACCAACCAGTTATTGTGgactacatacacacacctgctgTGGTACACCTGTGATACATCTGTACTGCTCACCAGTCCACACTGCAGCGCCTGCTCAGGATGCAGGAATGCGGCGAAGTCTCGGAGAAGGTCCGTCCGGTCTCCCAGGATGCAGCGCAACTTCCTGAACAACAGCATCACTTCCTGTCCTTCTCCCACCTGCTCGAAATCGTTCAGCAGAGACACAAACTCCTCCACCTGCCCAGGTACGTCCTGCAGCGCCTCCCGCACCTGGAACCGCACAGTCACAGTCACCTACAGATACCTGCATCAACGGGAGCTCACCATGTctctgaggctgtgattattGTTGCTATGGAAACGCCTCTCCTAAAGAGGCCTGACCTCCATTCACACATACAAACTgatgcacggggtacccctctagtGTTACTTTTGGATGGACCGGGGACGgagtgtcaatatacgctcgttacctGCATagcgtcctttcaaaataaacttctgtttttgcaggaagttaggtttaggcaacacaactacttagttagggttaggaaacgatcggggttgacgttaacttcactgactagcgactcacgtttTGTAAcacacaggactgacgataatAATAACTCACGTAACTAGcaactcacaggactgacgatactaacaattcatgggactgacgataccaacgcctcacgtgactaatgactcacgAGACTGACGATActcgacgagtcacgtgactaacaactcacaggactgacgattaTAACGATTCACGTGACTAGTGACTCATGTGACTAAGGATACTTACGATTAACCTGACTAGTGACTCgagggactgacgatactaaagaGTCACGTGACTAAGGACTAACGTTATATCAGgacgacagcagcagcagccaatgATGATGAAGCGGCTCGTACGACAGTTTTACAGGAAGTTTGTGCTGTGAGTGTTGGCGGTCTCACCCTGTTGAGGTAACTCTGGGCGAACGCCACATCTTTGCTCTCTCTGTGCGGGTCGTTGTTCAGGATGTTTTCATCGTACAGCAGTAACAGTTTAGCGGCGTCTTTACTGTGACGCTCCTGACGACTCCTCCTCAGACCACGAAGAGGCTGGCTTCGACCTGCAGAGAGGACAGGCTGTAAAAACACGGTAAGGAGCCATCTAGTGCAGATATACAGATCTATCAGAGACCGCTCTGACCTCGTCCTCTGCCAGGACACCTGCCTCCTCCTCTAGGCGTCCCCTCTCCTGATGGCGTCTCCTCGTCTCTTCCCGCCTTACTGCTCCTCCCCTCTCCAGACTCCTCCCCTTTAggcccctcctcttcctcctcctcctcctcctcctgagagCCGGGCGAGGTCGGAGAGTGGTCCTCCTCCGAGTCGCCGTCTGTACAGAGCCGCCGCTCCGCCGCCAGCCAGGTCAGCTGCTTCATGGTCTCCtaaagaggtcagaggtcaaaggtcagctgcTTCATGGTCTCCtaaagaggtcagaggtcagctacTTCATGGTCTTTACCCTTACATCACCCTCTGTCATCATGTGAGTGATGAACAATGACTTCCTGTTTACCTGTAACTCTGGAACAGACAGCACTGACTCCTCGGacgctgatgacatcacttcctcctcgtcttcatcCTGTGTGAGGTCatcaaaatcctcctcctcgtcctcgtcgCCCTGCCGGTCCTGATCTTCATCCTTAtccttctctccatcctcctccctctctcctcccccgtcctccctctgtccctcctcctcctcctcctcctcctcctccccctctcctccctgctCCCCGTCTCCTCCCCCACCtgcttcctcctctccacctcctacttcacctcctccatccctcccctcctcctcctctccaccagtGTTTTCTCCTCCGTTCAAACGGACCACACCCAAAGCAGTCCagttctcctcctgctcctcctcctcctccactcctgCACAGGACGACGGCGGGCTCAGTGTTGATGCTGAAGCtgaactctcctcctcctcctgtctctcctcgtCCACctttctgtcctcctcctccttctgtctctcctccacctgtctctcctcctcctcctgtatcTCCTCGTCCACctttctgtcctcctcctgtctctcctcgtcgacctgtctgtcctcctgtctgtcctcctgtctgtcctcctgtctctcctcgtcaacctgtctgtcctcctgtctgtcctcctgtctctcctcctccacctctctttcctcctccaccCGTCTCTCCACCTCAGGTGGAAGGCGTGGCCTTGTGGACTCCTCTTTTATTGGTCGGTAGATCTGTCGCCCCAGAGCATGCTGGGAGGAGACAGTGGGCGGAGACGGTGGAGTCCACACCATCTGGAGGAGGAAGTACCCCGGCTTCACAGCGTCAGCTGAGCAAGGCATTATGGGATTTGTAGTGACAGGTTGGGTCATGGAGGGAAGGGGTAGGAGGAAGGGGGCAGGGCCGCTGCTTTGTTGCCTAGAAACGCTCTGCTGCATCCTCTGGCCAATAGGAAGGCAGGACTGGATGATGTCAGCACACACTGGGTGGGTGGGGACTGTACAAACAGCAGCCAATGGGACGGCCCCACAGGCTGGTGGCGGAGCCAGAGCTCCTGAAACAGCGGGGGAGTCAGAGAGTAATGTGACACCTGGAGGAGGAAGGGACAGGTAGCTGATTGGCTGCATgtccacctgtctctctacctgtgtTTCTTCTGGGGCTTTGGCGAGTGGCAGCAGAGATGCATTGTGGGCCAAGGTGAAGAGACGTCTGTGGCGGGGGGGAGGCGGGTGGGACGACTTCTTGAGCCAGGAGGGGTGGAGCCTAAGGGTGCAGCCTGGGGGGAGGGATGGGGGGTAACAGGTGGAGTTCAGTCGGGTCTTCTGGATGATCAGCTGACTGTTCTGCAGGTGATGAACATCAGAGAAGCAGTTAGTGAACGGAGACACCTGCTGGTAAAAACAGGTACTGAACTGTCACTCTGCTAATGGTCACTGTGGTATCGGCcaggtgatgtcatcatctgATGTCACTGGACAGCCTTCATAAGTTCACACAACATCTACTTCCTGTCTGATCCCTCTGCTGCTCTTTTCACAGTTAAAGGTTTTTGGGGAGTTTTTCGAGGGTCGGTCGGTCTGTTGGTGGGTTGGTTGGTCGTTAGGTCGGTCGGTTGGTGGGTCTGTTGCTGGGTCGGTTGGTAGGTCGGTGGATCGGTCGGTTGGTTGGTCGATCGATCAGTCTGTTGGTGGGTCGGTTGGTCGTTAGGTTGGTAGGTCGgttggtcggtcggtcggtcggtggATCGGTCGGTGGATCGGTCGGTGGGTCTGTctgaggacagagggtgtcgtacagattgtaaagcccctttaGACCAATTTGTAATTtgtgatattatatataaatggaaGTGACTGTGGGGTCAGGATGTTTCATGGAGTTACCTCAGTTATGTTTTTACTGTTTCTGTAATATTTACTTGACTCTTTATTCTGATAATTATTCAGTTGATGTTGATATAATCCTGTAATTTGAAACAAAACAGGTGTCAAGCTTCACACTGATTTGGATCTGAGCGTGGATCTGGTTTAGTACGTCCGACTGACCTTGAGCCAGTTTGGCATGTTGGAGGTGTTTCTGTCCACTGGGGGGCGCTGGTCTCCCGGCTGAACTCTGCTGCAGGCGAGCGGGAGCGGGGGGACGACTCCCTGCGTCAGGAACATCTGAAAACACCACGAGACGACAGAGTTTAACTCAGGCTGTCCAACTGCAGCTGCTGATGaagtcagtcagtgtgtgtgatgatgtcacagggaTGTCACCTTGATGACACTATTGTGCGGCGCTCTCGACCCGCTCATCTCTCTAACGTGTTTCCTGAAGTTCCATCGATTCTTACAGAGCAGGTAGGAGCTGATCAGCTGATCTGACTGGACCATCCCCTCGAAGTGCTTCAGACCCAGAACGATCAAACTGCACAGAGGCATCATGGGAAATATTACCGTTATTGTGCgatacagtgtgtgtttacagtgtgtgtgtatattgtgtAGTAGTGTCCATGTACCCGTCCTCTCCTGCAGTGTAAACACTGCGGTGTCGGGTGTGGATGGTGGGGTCCAGgctgcagacaggaagtagtTCTGGGTATAGGAAGACGGGACGTGTGGCGAACAGCCATGCGGTGTTGGCGGGGAGCAGAGGGAAGGCGAGGCCTAAAcaaaaccagaaccagaacaagCTGCTGGAACGACCAAACATTATAAAAACGTTGTGTCTGATGTTATTTTCCCTCCTTACTGTTGGTAGCAGGAGTCATCCTGGGGAGCCAGCGTCTGGAggcagcaggagcaggaggagcaggaggagcaggagaaggCTCCGCTCTCTGCTCCACCTTCTGCAGGAGATCCAGCGCCCCTTGCAGGTTACCCACTCTGAAACTGCTGGGGAGAAAAACCTCCTCCCGACGGCCGgcaaactgctgcagctcctcctggaGGGACAACAGATTTGTTTtagagcaggttaggtgtttgGCAgtagttaccatggcgatctaacCCGGTAAAGGGTGAACCACCATCCTAGGACTAAAAgcccagggttaaccctgaagttatcTTGCTAATCCCAAATCCTGCTTcttagtacaggcctcaggtagCATTTGTGTTGGTGTTTACTGACCAGGTAGCGTTTGGTAATGCAGGTTTCGTGGTTCAGGGCGTCCACATGGCGACTCAGCAGGTGAACCTGAGTCAGCAGCTGCAcatgctgagagagagacagaagcatTTCAGTCTCCGGTCAACTAAAACTGGAAATGCTGTAGTTTCtagaaaaaagtgtgtttaaatATCTGAATTTTGTTCATGTTGAAGATGAACTATACACaacactagaggacactaggGGGCACTAGGGGGCACTATATGTGACATTAGAAGACACTATAAGACACTATATGAGACACACCTTTCTGTCCTCACGTACCTGCTGTatctgctgctgtagctgcaGTTTCTGGGTGTAATCCAGGTGGAGGACGGGGTAGACCCGGCTCGGCAACACTAAGACAGGAGTAATGGTGTTGGTTTGCGGGCTGGCTGCGTCCTTCAGGTTCATGTTGTCACGGTGATGATTGGTCGTGTCCTGCAGGGCTCTCTTCTGCTGCAGAGCTTCGTACTGTTTCCTGACGGTTCGCCTTCGCTCCGTTAGCATGCTGGCTAACGGAGCCTCAAAACTACGGACAGCAAAACGGGACAAAACTGCTGTAATACAGGAAGCTGTGAATAAAACGTACGATGACTGAACATAGTTTGTTTCAGTCGATTGACAAAGGATGTCTCCCCTTGGCTGGATTCTTCTTCATGTGTTCTGtgtgaagaagcagcagcggaggacatttctcttcctccttacCCAAACAGTAACAGCACTTCTCTGCTGCACCGTCCCAAAAGGAGGACCCACATATGTAGATGTAAAGGTTGGGCCGGTGTCCAaacaccggaccggaccggtaTACCGAATTTTACCACTAGCTGTTGCACATGACTCAGCAGCCGCTGGAACATAATGAGACCCAGCCCTGGCCCTgctcacacctggtattaacatgcgtcctcagtgatcggatcacaagtggacagctctaagtacaggtgtgaacgcactcaagacgcattgagatccgatctttcagaccacattcagaggtggtctgggccacattaaggaacgcctactctactgacgtcccgctgggatcgcgggtctctgcgctcctcatgtgaatagacaggaAGATGccttgcagcatgtaaacagcttCTGAgttctactgtattctgtcagtacaactgtgttttattaaaatatatcttatctataggctacatatctacagactatcagacagCACGCAAAGAGCATTATTATCACACTGTCCgttcgctctctctcctccctggcTCTCTGAAGATCTGTACCCGCTGTTTCCTGGCAATGGCAGCGGTGCCGGTGGcgcggaggtccccggggaccgcccAGTAACCTGTTATTTTggtgttaataaaatgtacacaAATTCCTGAATAtataggatattactactgacagtcctgtaatattacaacgTCTGCcatattagccatgtgtttactttgCATACAGAgtggggaagtgagatcagatcacaagtggtctGTGGAGACTCTGGAGTCTGTGAAGGGCCGTTACCGTAAAGCCTGAGGGATGTTGAATTTGGGTCCAGTCTGGGAcagaacctcctcctcctcctgctcctcttcctgctcctcagctgccacctcctcctcctggagctGTACAGTGAACTGATGTCAGCGTTGTTGACCAAACAGTCCAGAAAAAAGTCCTGACTAATCACAAAGTCCTGATTCTTCACAAAGTCCTGATTCATCACAAAATcctgactaatcaactaaaaccTGAACTTGGTGTCTGTTCAGAATGGAGGCAAAGTTCTGATTCTACTGACGCAGTTCTCAGAGACAGGAGGGCCTGATTTCTTACTCTGTTTAAATTCAGAACACAAAACTCCACATGTTACTTATACAGAAATACATTGACTGTTTGACTGACTGGTAAACAAAATACCCTGTGTACCAACAGCAAAATAAACAATAGAAACATGTATCTAAACACCCTCTACAAAGACTAGAATCATTAGTAGAAATCAgtagaaacacaagctggtaaAAATCCGCTCAACTCACTGTATCAAagagctcctccagcagctcattCACTTCCTTCtctgaaaaagaagaagaagtgttaACACTCGGGGTCTGAGGTACTGGAAGAGCTCCTCCAGGCCTTGACCTGGACCCAGTCCACAACACCTACTGGTGATCTGGACAGCCCGGTCCGTCCTGTAATCCTCTAGATCGGGTTCATCTTGGTCATCCAGGAAGTTGTACTCTGGGTCGTCATCGTCATTGCCTTCCTCTGAGAAAACAAGCAGCTTCAGTCAGCTGACAGGAACTGTTTCAAAACACACTGATGAAatgagacttttattttgacagtgtTGCTGTcagcctgacctctgaccttcactGTCGGGGGCCATGAGACCCTGCAGCCACTTCGTCCAATGGCGGTCCTCCTCCCGTTGGGCGGCGGTTTGCTCGTACATGTCAGCGGTGATGTCAGGGGCCAGAAGCGCCGCCTCCAGCTGACCCAGAGGAACGTTAACCAGACGAAGTTTGGAGCGTGTGCGGTACGCCAAACCGCTGGAGCCCTCAGGACGACTGTCACCATCATCATCGGCTTTTCTGTCCAGAGACTGAGAGACAGGTAGAAAGAAACAGGTAGTCAATCAGACGGACGGATACATAGAGGTTgatttggggggggggggggttacctGGTTATCGGTGTGGGAGTTACCTGGTTATAGGTGTAGGCAGGGCTGcagtccagctcctcctccacagcATTCAGTCTCTCCAGGAAGGACGACTCAGGAGCAGTGAGGAGGTGATGAGGAGCGCAAGTCATCACCTGTTCCCCCAGGTGTCCTGGAGATCTCTAAAcaacaggtcagaggtcagggtggctgtaagaggtcagaggtcagggtgtCTGTAGGAGGTCTGAGGTCAGGATACCTGTAGGGGTTCATCAGTCCCCTGGTCTGCCGGAAGTTTGGGTTGAGAGCCCTGATGCATTCTGGGAGGTGAGGCCAAGCTGTCGGCATCACTGAGGAATGTCTGCATGTACAAACACACCGAGTTTCAGTCATTAACTGGTAACATCTGCATCTACCCTGGGTCTGGTCTGACTCTTCAGCtgtgaaaggtcaaaggtcaaagaacCACCCACCTCTTCGGCTgtgtcgtcctcctcctcttcctcatcaggACAGTACTCTTCATCTGACGAGTCTTCATCATCCTCAAGGTCAATGTCAACAAATTGAGGAGGCtgcaggagagacagacagtcagagagagagacagaccgagagacagacagacagagagagaatcagacagagacagacaaacagggAGACAGTCAGAAAgtcagaaagacagagagagagagagagagacagtcagacagacagacagtcagtcagagagtcagacagagaacagagagacagagacaggcagagagacagacagacagactgacagagagacagacagtcagagagtCAGACAGAGACGGACAGATCCTAGCTGTAGTTTACCTTGACTGTGGCTGATTTCAGCGCTGACAGACTCCAGTTCAGTGGCTGTaagcagacaggcagacagacagacagacaggggacAGTCAGATTAAACAGACTGGTTTTGAAAGTTGAA is a window encoding:
- the gon4lb gene encoding GON-4-like protein isoform X2, with product MATDGSLTWTERRRPAREDICPLESKSLRTDSQTSVSGDTEVNCDITVTREHIGSCLNKAWLNSPVNVLTSEASEDELGRLDIDLDRTSKQHNLTSSNVRVILHEVITHERVVAMMKAAIRDTQDLPMFEPKMTRSRLKQAVQQGQPLNWSLSALKSATVKPPQFVDIDLEDDEDSSDEEYCPDEEEEEDDTAEETFLSDADSLASPPRMHQGSQPKLPADQGTDEPLQRSPGHLGEQVMTCAPHHLLTAPESSFLERLNAVEEELDCSPAYTYNQSLDRKADDDGDSRPEGSSGLAYRTRSKLRLVNVPLGQLEAALLAPDITADMYEQTAAQREEDRHWTKWLQGLMAPDSEEEGNDDDDPEYNFLDDQDEPDLEDYRTDRAVQITKKEVNELLEELFDTLQEEEVAAEEQEEEQEEEEVLSQTGPKFNIPQALRFEAPLASMLTERRRTVRKQYEALQQKRALQDTTNHHRDNMNLKDAASPQTNTITPVLVLPSRVYPVLHLDYTQKLQLQQQIQQHVQLLTQVHLLSRHVDALNHETCITKRYLEELQQFAGRREEVFLPSSFRVGNLQGALDLLQKVEQRAEPSPAPPAPPAPAASRRWLPRMTPATNSLAFPLLPANTAWLFATRPVFLYPELLPVCSLDPTIHTRHRSVYTAGEDGLIVLGLKHFEGMVQSDQLISSYLLCKNRWNFRKHVREMSGSRAPHNSVIKMFLTQGVVPPLPLACSRVQPGDQRPPVDRNTSNMPNWLKNSQLIIQKTRLNSTCYPPSLPPGCTLRLHPSWLKKSSHPPPPRHRRLFTLAHNASLLPLAKAPEETQVERQVDMQPISYLSLPPPGVTLLSDSPAVSGALAPPPACGAVPLAAVCTVPTHPVCADIIQSCLPIGQRMQQSVSRQQSSGPAPFLLPLPSMTQPVTTNPIMPCSADAVKPGYFLLQMVWTPPSPPTVSSQHALGRQIYRPIKEESTRPRLPPEVERRVEEEREVEEERQEDRQEDRQVDEERQEEDRKEDRKVDEERQEEEESSASASTLSPPSSCAGVEEEEEQEENWTALGVVRLNGGENTGGEEEEGRDGGGEVGGGEEEAGGGGDGEQGGEGEEEEEEEEEGQREDGGGEREEDGEKDKDEDQDRQGDEDEEEDFDDLTQDEDEEEVMSSASEESVLSVPELQETMKQLTWLAAERRLCTDGDSEEDHSPTSPGSQEEEEEEEEEGPKGEESGEGRSSKAGRDEETPSGEGTPRGGGRCPGRGRGRSQPLRGLRRSRQERHSKDAAKLLLLYDENILNNDPHRESKDVAFAQSYLNRVREALQDVPGQVEEFVSLLNDFEQVGEGQEVMLLFRKLRCILGDRTDLLRDFAAFLHPEQALQCGLFEEQQAFERSRRFLRQLEISFGDNPSHYQKIIKALQTGPDLSPTSMHELKAQMATLLKGHTHLQAEFWVFFDELRPPPARPGQFEEAHWPEDGGGGLDGGEGVGHVSGGGASSGFEEVTLPELEEEEEGHKIQPMTGRRRRRKIDYKDCDWSDKDWPCLCRDAKMRRLRRKGCSHCHGNKTSGGVSRAMKSLDPLYSQISSAHDEPGDKDLDLKGDDDSPEPDRSGASWEGTFPLMDEKEEEELDDEEEDEDEEERKSIEKEQSLVVKRSRREEVMGGCSPSSILSTSPSITSSNPSTSSMISSITSSNTSSLASTTTSSTISTPSITSSIVTSTSVTSSVSSFPSFCTSSITSITSSSTSPTISTSSSAPPPRPSPPPDLPVCAKNISLTASGEKVILWTREADRVILTTCQLEGANQNTFQAVSTLLGNKTPSEVSRRFRDLMRLFRTAARQIGSEDEAPPMEAAAANEKDE